From Flectobacillus major DSM 103, one genomic window encodes:
- a CDS encoding TonB-dependent receptor — MKLYLTSIFTFLSLAVLAQKNTLSGSISDTKNTKLPGINVILKGTKFGTSTNQDGFFSIANLKEGEYTLQLSGIGYETVLQKVKVSNDNSPLAIQLGESQTELQTVEITGRKETEYKNNTTFIGSKSATALKDLPQSISYVTKELIQDQAAFRVNDIVKNMSGVSQFSFYNDLTIRGHRVAGNDNYSMLVNGMRAFTSFWKQQLIPHIERVEVIKGPSSALFGNAAAGGSLNRVTKKPLDEKRQSFNMSMGSFSSFRTTADFTGPMNEEKTLLYRLNLGYENSGSFRDLQFEKNYIVAPSFSFLPNNKTRLNFDIVLQNSDSRLDRGQSVLGTGDLYSTPISKSLNRSNDYLKENVYNATISLNHKFSNHVSFNSSFMRTSYNEDLLEHRSANTYAKDAAGALIDTQVEMQVFIRKRTFNVDNVSNYFNIDFDLGKTAHKVVLGYDYAQEVQVAGGSQLTARGYRNATNTGSINTYDPTKKANYLLDANGNPVPNVAHYDLTAANPYFLADISKYFFQRTDYPPTFYSTQGVYLQDQITYKKLQVLLGLRQDYFTDLENYKTATENKVTQKALIPRLGLVYSLNKNVNAYGTFVKGYQPQTSTAISNVNAGGPFDPLYSTLYEVGAKSDWFDKRLTANVSIYQLTVDGALYNAGVSGQPDLLTQVGREVSKGIELDVIGQLATNWNLIVNYAYNDATFTQSKDETLIGRQKPNAPKHQGNIWTKYVIGKGSLSGLGIGLGTNFATERLGSIVAANAEPQVIPTYQLFSGAIYYKISKCQIQLNANNLTNKTYWVGGYDKIRMFPGAPRSWMLTINYTL, encoded by the coding sequence ATGAAATTATATTTAACAAGTATCTTCACTTTTCTGAGCCTTGCTGTTTTGGCTCAGAAAAATACCTTATCGGGTAGTATTTCAGACACTAAAAACACAAAACTACCAGGCATCAATGTCATTTTGAAAGGCACAAAGTTTGGTACAAGTACCAATCAAGATGGCTTTTTCTCAATTGCCAACCTCAAAGAAGGAGAATATACTTTACAGCTTTCGGGCATTGGTTACGAAACGGTTTTACAAAAAGTAAAAGTTAGTAATGATAATTCTCCCTTAGCGATTCAGTTGGGCGAATCGCAAACAGAGTTGCAGACGGTCGAAATTACAGGACGAAAAGAAACTGAGTACAAAAATAATACTACATTTATTGGTTCAAAATCGGCAACGGCTTTGAAAGACCTGCCGCAATCTATCAGTTATGTTACCAAAGAGTTGATTCAAGACCAAGCGGCTTTTCGGGTAAATGATATTGTGAAAAACATGAGTGGTGTAAGTCAGTTTTCATTTTATAATGACCTGACTATCAGAGGACACCGTGTGGCAGGAAATGATAATTATTCGATGTTGGTAAACGGAATGCGTGCTTTTACAAGTTTTTGGAAACAGCAACTCATTCCGCATATCGAACGTGTCGAGGTTATCAAAGGGCCGTCGTCGGCTTTGTTTGGCAATGCAGCGGCTGGTGGTTCGCTGAACCGTGTTACCAAAAAACCTTTAGACGAAAAACGCCAATCGTTCAATATGTCGATGGGTAGTTTCTCTAGTTTCCGTACCACCGCCGATTTTACAGGGCCAATGAATGAAGAGAAAACACTATTATACCGATTGAATTTAGGATACGAAAACTCAGGCTCATTCCGTGATTTACAATTTGAAAAAAATTATATCGTTGCTCCGTCCTTTTCCTTCTTACCCAACAACAAAACCCGTTTAAATTTTGATATTGTTTTACAAAACAGTGATTCTCGCCTTGACAGAGGACAGTCAGTTTTAGGAACTGGTGATTTATATTCAACGCCCATTTCTAAATCATTGAATCGTTCAAATGATTACCTCAAAGAAAACGTATATAATGCTACGATTTCATTAAACCATAAGTTTTCTAATCATGTAAGTTTCAACTCTTCGTTTATGCGTACTTCTTATAACGAAGATTTATTAGAACACCGCTCGGCCAATACGTATGCCAAAGATGCCGCAGGAGCGTTGATTGATACTCAGGTAGAAATGCAGGTTTTTATTCGTAAAAGAACCTTTAATGTCGATAACGTTTCTAATTATTTCAACATTGATTTTGACTTAGGAAAAACTGCTCATAAAGTAGTGTTGGGTTACGACTACGCCCAAGAAGTACAAGTAGCAGGCGGTTCGCAACTCACGGCAAGAGGGTACAGAAACGCTACCAATACAGGAAGTATCAATACCTACGACCCAACCAAAAAAGCCAATTACTTGCTAGATGCCAACGGAAACCCCGTACCCAATGTGGCTCATTATGACCTCACGGCGGCCAATCCTTACTTTTTGGCAGATATAAGCAAATATTTTTTCCAAAGAACCGACTATCCTCCTACTTTTTATTCAACACAAGGTGTGTATTTGCAAGACCAAATTACCTATAAAAAACTGCAAGTACTTTTAGGTTTGCGTCAAGACTATTTTACAGATTTAGAAAATTACAAAACGGCTACCGAAAATAAAGTAACCCAAAAAGCCCTTATTCCAAGATTAGGGCTGGTGTATAGCCTCAATAAAAACGTGAATGCTTACGGCACATTTGTAAAAGGCTATCAACCTCAAACTTCAACCGCCATTTCGAACGTGAATGCTGGTGGGCCATTCGACCCATTGTATAGTACACTTTATGAAGTTGGTGCAAAATCCGATTGGTTTGATAAACGCCTAACGGCCAATGTATCAATTTATCAATTGACAGTTGACGGAGCTTTGTACAATGCAGGCGTAAGTGGGCAGCCCGATTTATTAACGCAAGTAGGACGTGAAGTTTCTAAAGGAATAGAATTGGATGTGATTGGGCAATTGGCTACCAACTGGAATTTGATTGTGAATTATGCCTATAACGATGCCACTTTTACCCAAAGTAAAGACGAAACTTTAATTGGTCGCCAGAAACCAAATGCACCAAAACACCAAGGCAATATCTGGACGAAATACGTTATCGGCAAAGGAAGTTTGAGTGGTTTGGGTATTGGTTTAGGAACAAATTTTGCTACCGAACGTTTGGGTTCAATTGTAGCTGCCAATGCTGAACCGCAAGTAATACCTACCTATCAGCTTTTTTCTGGAGCGATTTACTATAAAATATCTAAATGCCAAATACAATTAAATGCCAATAACCTAACCAATAAAACCTATTGGGTGGGCGGATACGATAAAATCAGAATGTTTCCAGGAGCGCCACGAAGCTGGATGCTGACAATTAACTATACTTTATAA
- a CDS encoding PepSY-associated TM helix domain-containing protein translates to MKSIKKIIGQIHLWLGLISGLVVFVVSITGALYAFQEEFDNVSKPEFLYVNDFGNHQRLAPSVLLANFKKAYPKEKVNQLRLKTIPENAAALVITQKKKVIAMNPFTGKIHGERRLDRDFMTIVVQIHINLLLGHIGEEIIKWNTLIFFVMLLSGLYLWFPSKRNQLKSAFKMKWNATRKRLNYDLHNVWGFYFLWILLPITLTGLFWVFDSVPEAIYKITNTKMTYNKKVNSVYQPHAPKASIDSLFGIVSTYGNYASANIQLPKDSIGNYRFVMRYPYRWVRKQNTFIFDQYTGKLLNQDLYENFTTADKIRVSNYDIHTGRMFGFIGKFLALFAGLFGASLPITGFYIWWGKRRKKTHSTQTNRITIPRIKPTDFVVK, encoded by the coding sequence ATGAAAAGTATTAAGAAAATTATTGGTCAAATACACCTCTGGCTCGGACTTATCTCTGGGCTAGTGGTTTTTGTGGTGTCTATTACTGGAGCATTGTATGCGTTTCAAGAAGAATTTGACAACGTATCTAAACCCGAATTTTTGTACGTCAACGACTTCGGAAATCATCAGCGGTTAGCTCCAAGTGTGTTATTGGCTAATTTCAAAAAAGCCTATCCCAAAGAAAAGGTAAATCAGTTAAGACTAAAGACAATCCCCGAAAATGCCGCCGCCCTTGTTATTACCCAGAAAAAGAAAGTAATAGCGATGAACCCATTTACAGGAAAAATTCATGGAGAAAGACGACTCGACAGAGATTTTATGACCATTGTGGTACAAATCCATATAAACCTACTATTGGGGCATATCGGCGAAGAAATTATCAAATGGAATACGCTTATCTTTTTTGTGATGTTGCTTTCGGGTTTGTATTTGTGGTTTCCTTCCAAGCGTAATCAATTAAAATCGGCATTCAAGATGAAATGGAATGCTACCCGAAAACGCCTCAATTACGATTTACACAATGTTTGGGGGTTTTACTTCTTATGGATTTTATTGCCGATTACGCTCACGGGACTTTTTTGGGTATTCGACAGCGTGCCAGAGGCTATTTACAAAATTACTAATACCAAAATGACCTACAACAAAAAGGTCAACTCTGTGTACCAACCTCATGCCCCCAAGGCATCAATAGATTCCCTATTTGGAATTGTAAGTACTTATGGCAATTATGCTTCTGCCAACATCCAATTACCCAAAGACAGCATCGGAAATTATCGTTTTGTGATGCGTTATCCTTATCGCTGGGTACGCAAACAAAATACTTTTATTTTCGACCAATATACAGGCAAATTACTCAACCAAGATTTGTACGAAAACTTTACTACCGCCGACAAAATCAGAGTATCCAACTACGATATTCATACTGGACGAATGTTTGGTTTTATCGGTAAATTTTTAGCCCTTTTTGCAGGACTTTTCGGAGCAAGTTTGCCCATTACAGGCTTTTATATTTGGTGGGGAAAACGACGAAAAAAAACTCATTCTACACAAACAAATCGTATAACTATTCCTAGAATAAAGCCTACGGATTTTGTTGTTAAATAG